Sequence from the Cydia strobilella chromosome 14, ilCydStro3.1, whole genome shotgun sequence genome:
AGGTACATACATCTTACAACTAAAATAAACACAACTTTATAACGAATAACATTTGGGTAGGACATTGTGGTAAATTTCTACTAGATATTTGTAgccttaattaattaagtaggtacatttacaGGCTTATGAAAAATGGGTTTTATGCaaagtaggtatttacctaCTGATAATAGGTGGGTACATGTACTATGTATCTTAAGAGTATGactaatttgatgtatttttacatattcacgttagtttattttgcttcatcATTCATATCGGGCTTACATACGGACAGAGAAAAaaggcgtttttttttaaattttttttttatgaataccTAGTGTTATCGTGCGTTTACCTTTCCTACCGTACTCATGCGAGCCtacctaaattttataattgatttTAGCGCGCGGGCGCCGCGTCCTCGCCTGCTCCGTGCTCGCGACCGGCTCGCGGGCCGGCGTGCCCGGCGGGGGCAGTAGGGCCCTGTTCGACTCGTCCTCTTCCAATGATGCTTCTGCATCTTGAAATTCTGGGGGTTCTGGTCTGGAGAGAATTTCATCTTGCTGGCTCGGTGAAGGCAGGGGAATATCGGGTTCAGAAGATAAGTTGTCACTGGATAATGAGTAACGTACTACTTTTCTTTTGATAAGTTGGTCTATGTGTTTGCTCCCGTCTTGTTCCCCAACCTTCACATTGTATGTGACAGCGCCAGTACGCTCTGTTACTAAGCCTTCTCTCCACTTTGGGCCATTTTTAGAATAATTTCTAACCAGTACCTGGTCCCCTTGGCGTAGCTCGCGCGTGGTCCCGCCGGCGTGGCGCAGCTGTGCACTCTGCGCCGCCTGCacgcgggcggcgggcgcggcgctGCCGGCGCGTAGCAAGTCCAGACGCGTGCGTAGCCGCCGCCCCAGCATCGCCACGGCGGGCTCGCGCGCCGTGCTGCTGTGCTGGCTGTTGCGATACTgcagtaaaaattttaaaagggCGGTCTCCACGTTCTCACCTTCGGTGGTGGCCTTTTTGAGTACCTTTTTAACAGTTTTGACTGCGTTTTCTGCGGCTCCATTACTTGACGGATGGTATGGAGCTGTAACAACGTGGAAGACgccatttttttgtaagaaCAACTCGAAGTCGTGGGACGTAAACGGTGGGCCGCCGTCAGTGACTAGTTGAATGGGTAAGCCGTACCTCGCGAAGACCTCCCGCAACTTGATAGTCACGTGCGCGGCTGTCGTGCCGCTCGTCATTGAGAATACTTCGATCCACTTTGAATGAGCATCAATAAGGAGGAAATAAGTTCGGCCATTATGATGTAAGAAGTCGGCATGAAGTCTTACCCAGGGTTCGGCGGGCCAGGCATATGTCGCcggggcggcgcgcggcggcgcgtCCAACTCAGCGCGGCAGGCGTCGCAGgagcgcgcgcgccgctccaGGTCGGCGTCCAGTCCCGGCCACCACACGTAACTTCGTGCAATCTGCTTCATGCGCACCATACCTACATGACCGGCGTGCACCTCCTCCACCACCTGTGCCCGCAGACTACGGGGGATTACTACACGATACCCCCATACTATGCAATCATGATCGATGTGCAGCGTGTCCTTGCGGTGGAAATAAGGCTTTTCATTCTCGA
This genomic interval carries:
- the LOC134747450 gene encoding uncharacterized protein K02A2.6-like, producing MPFGKVHEFDLHGRGNWDAYVRLVEQYILLNEIKEKFRVATLVTHVGSATYELMCDLCAPDHPETKDYKTLVELVKNHLDPKRSEIAERHIFRQRRQAEGESVGVFLQNLKHLATYCNFDSKLEENIRDQFVSGLRSEDMRSRFFAEPTLDYKKAVELALALEAAERHAETAARGGGDGGAPAAGLGPALAHYEPSLPLVLCVDSSAYGLGAVLAQRYPDGTERLVCCASRTLSETERRYSQIDKEALAIVYGVNKHHQYLFGRKFTLRSDHKALTYIFGPKHGIPQTAASRLQRYAVRLAAYDFTIEFVSTDKNGNADGLSRLPLPAGSRNNNEDDAAYLHFVEETFPLSHRDVARETKKDITLCKVYGYIMSGWPSDTEIENEKPYFHRKDTLHIDHDCIVWGYRVVIPRSLRAQVVEEVHAGHVGMVRMKQIARSYVWWPGLDADLERRARSCDACRAELDAPPRAAPATYAWPAEPWVRLHADFLHHNGRTYFLLIDAHSKWIEVFSMTSGTTAAHVTIKLREVFARYGLPIQLVTDGGPPFTSHDFELFLQKNGVFHVVTAPYHPSSNGAAENAVKTVKKVLKKATTEGENVETALLKFLLQYRNSQHSSTAREPAVAMLGRRLRTRLDLLRAGSAAPAARVQAAQSAQLRHAGGTTRELRQGDQVLVRNYSKNGPKWREGLVTERTGAVTYNVKVGEQDGSKHIDQLIKRKVVRYSLSSDNLSSEPDIPLPSPSQQDEILSRPEPPEFQDAEASLEEDESNRALLPPPGTPAREPVASTEQARTRRPRAKINYKI